The Caldisericaceae bacterium DNA segment TAATTTCTCTTGCTACTGGTCCAAAAACACGCGTCCCTTTAGGGTTACCTTCTGCATCAAGGATAACGCAGGCATTATCATCAAATCTTATGATACTTCCATCTTCTCTTTTAATAGGATATTTTGTTCTAACGATTACAGCCTTAACTATGGAACCCTTTGGGATAGCGCTATTTGGAACGGCTTTTTTAACGGTAGCAACAACCCTGTCACCAACAGTCCCAGTTGGCCTATGCCCCACATCAAGAACAGTGATAATAGAAACTTCTTTTACACCAGTATTATCTGCACAAACTAACCTAGAGTATTGCCTCACCATTATTCACCTCCACTAAGAATCTCAACAACTCTCCATCTTTTAAGTTTACTAAGTGGCCTCGTTTGTCTAATTTTTACAACATCGCCCACTTTTACTTTGTTGTCCTCGTCGTGAGAATAATATTTAGTAAAAGTCTTAATTCTCTTTCCATAAAGAGGATGAACACCAACTCTTTCAACTTGCACAACAACGGTTTTCATATAAACACTTACGACTTTGCCAACAAGTTCTTTCTTGCCCATTTTACACCTCTTCTCTCTCAAGTTCTCTTTCTCTTTTAACAGTAAGTAAACGTGCAATATCTTT contains these protein-coding regions:
- the rplN gene encoding 50S ribosomal protein L14, with the translated sequence MVRQYSRLVCADNTGVKEVSIITVLDVGHRPTGTVGDRVVATVKKAVPNSAIPKGSIVKAVIVRTKYPIKREDGSIIRFDDNACVILDAEGNPKGTRVFGPVAREIRKKGYVKIASLAPEVL
- the rpsQ gene encoding 30S ribosomal protein S17, whose product is MGKKELVGKVVSVYMKTVVVQVERVGVHPLYGKRIKTFTKYYSHDEDNKVKVGDVVKIRQTRPLSKLKRWRVVEILSGGE